The stretch of DNA CCAATCCTCTTTTCAACTTAAAGATTCTTCTACCTGGTGAATGAAACGAAAACTAAGATGAATGGCTCCACGCATTGCGTCAGGGTAACTGAATTATGCGAAACATAAAAGATATAAGGCGAGGGTGATGTGTCAATATGGGAGGCAGCCTCATATGGGTCAGGGTGAGGATTAAATTGAGGTTTCTGGACAGGTTGATCACTGTTGTTATGCTTTAGTTACAATTCAATGTATCTAATTTCAAAAATCGAGGATTCTTCCCTTGAGTTGGCTTAGAGATAGACAAAACCACCATGGTCTGAAATCTATctaatggggcacccccgcatggtttcgtaAGTGTATATTTTGAGATgtgatttgtacccagttgcacctactgcgagtatcagaaagtttcgtgaacgcacattttgaaatgcgactgggtaaaatttagtactgtcgcatttcaaaatttgcgttcacgaaaccacgtgggggtaccccattagCAAGCACTTGTTTCTTTGTAAAAGTTGAGCCAAAAACCCATGATTCCGGGAGAATCTTGTCTGAAGGTGTATTTTGATCCCTTCATATTTCATCAGCTTACAAAGAGATACTGACAATTACTACAAAGCTTTCgaagttgaaaaatgaggttaatgaaaagaaaagaaccgAATATGGATCCTTGCGGAACACCCGACATAGCTTCATGTATGTCACGAAAGGATCCCTCAACGTTAGATAGTTGCTTTCCAAACACAAATATAACTTCTTGACCAATTTAAAACCTCGCTTGTTCTatttgctcaatcagttgggcaaATGGGTCTATAGTTAGTGGGAAGCGATTTATCTCCCCCATTCCAAATTGGagcaacatgagctagcttcagagagaATAGGATgagaacttgccctgatccaagatgcaacgcatcaggtATGataaaacaggagcaagaacctgtgagcatctcatcataAACTGAACTGAAATGTCACACCCTCAGGGtcaggagagctcgagggtctcaggtCCTTGATGGCatccaaagcatcttgatctgtgaccacaagatcatctaaacgcttAACTTGACAAGCTTCGCCCAATTTCCCGACAATCGTCGTCAGAGAGCAATGAGGTGTCGTTGCTAAACTCTGAAGAGTTcaaacacactagagaactcATCCTCCGCACGTTCAGAATGGCTGCACTATCGGTCCCAAAAGGTCATACATGTTGCTTGATTTTCTGCTTGCAGTTTCCATAataaaaaagccttcagattcgacctgaccttcCATACTGTCTCTTCTTTTTAAACTGATAATTATCAATGGAGGGGATGATTTTacattgaatcaaatccaactttttaAGGCTAACCGAACTACTGGGTTCAAATTGGTgtggttctttttttgcttgttaggaactctttttggcccaatttttcTTAAACTTCGAATTATTAGCCAATGTATCACCTCTAGGAACGCATTGAGGGATAAAAGAGCTGAATATACTTCATCTAATGCTACATTCATCTAACCTAAGGTTCGTGCTTAAGGCTACGTCTATGGACAATTCCTGTTCCAGAATTAAAACCAGGACCAGCTCTCTTAATCTTTCAACAATTAAGAGGCCAATGGTCGTCTTTGAATTTCAACTTCGTCACACCGACCATTCTGGCCCGTCTTACTCTGAAGCgggccggcttttgagtaatgggcTAATGGTCGACTCTATCTCacgaacaaatttgatttgtaatGTTTCTTATTTAGGGAATGATCACCCAACGGTTGCAATGATACTAAAGAAAACTTAttttctcattcattttttctttcacattgaaGGTGCGAAAAAATTGAACTCGGCACGAGACTCTGGAACAATGCCCAATTTTTCCTTTGGACTTTGACTGTGCTGACTACCAAAATTACCccattttgtgattttccaAAGTGGACCCTTGGTCACTATTTTTCAACCTGTTACTCTCTGTTTGGAGCATCAATTCCATTGCTGATGAGTCGATTCAAGCTTTTGAATCCAGTGAAGCAAAGCGCTGGGTATCAAAATGACGATATTTGACCCAAGCGCCACCTAGCAGCTCTGTTACTATTACAACCTAATCAAAATAACCCACAAAATTAACGTCATAACAGCAGTAGCTGAGGAATTGTGAACCTAATTCAAACATAGGggacaaactatttttttgaaCGCAGTAAAGCATTACCATAAAAATCGATTTTCGATAAaagatttattgattttgcaaaacacTTGTGAGGCCAAAAGATCTGGctttaaaagtcaaatgaatgatgaattACAACAATAAAGTATTGCTGTGTATATTGTGTGACTATGTGCCAGTATCAAAAGAGGCAAGTGATGTAATCTTCGAAAATTAGACAAATTGATACCTTGATATGAATAAGAAGAATCAAGATCTTAAAGTCAATACGTTTCTTTATCTCCTCGTAATaaaatttttccttttcttttaaGAATCACTATTGCAGCTCTTGGAAATTGAGCAGATGTTAGTTCACTCTTGAGTCAGACGGTGccgcttttttttttttgagaacttTGCTTCAGCTGTCGAATGCGGCTTCGTTCATTTTGCCCTCCACAAGATGCCCAAAATTCGGGTGTATATTGCTTATACTCGATACACTTTTCCCCTCACCTAAAATCCCCATTTTCATAATTCATGAACGTGTAGAGACTGGCATATTCGACTTTCCCGCGTGTCCTTTGAAGGATGAGTGGGTGAAAGAGGAGAGGGGTCAGCTGCGTGTTCTGGTCAGTTGTATATTTTTGGGAGTGGCTTCGCAGAATAAAGCTCGGTCAATTTCTCCAGTTACGGCCCTTATTTCTACGACACCACACACGTAAGAATGATCATCTTTTTCACGGAACCTTCCACTCTTTGGAatttttatcttatttcaaatgaattgaattcattCGTTACCTTCCCTGTAACATCCTGTCACTTCTTTATAGcagttctttctttctccagttttcattcaCAGGAAAATTAGACTGCTTGGGTATAATTTACATGCAATGAGTGCGAAAGATGTCCATTGGTAAATTGACCAAATTGTGCACCTTACAGACGATTGATTGGCTTTGGATCGCAATTGTCCACGTAGACACCTAAGTTTGGAAACGAGATTGACCTCGTTGTTTTGGTACCATTTCACACTGTTCCAAGCAATTAAGCCAAGCAATTAATTACTTTACTTGTGGTTTGTTCCACCAACGCGGCATGTGACACCAATACACAAAGGCGAAAACTAAAGATGATTAATGTCATCACGAGATAAATGTAGTCGTTTGTCTCAAATATACGCATGTCTCGGCACGTGCGATCATGTACATCTTCACAAATGTTACTAATGTAGAAACGGGTAATCggaaaaaatgatggaaaagaagagaaactaCGAAATGACAACCAACTTCCTACAATTACTTAGTGTCACGGAAAGCACGATGGAAATCGCCTCCAAATGGCTACTTTTGATAATCAAACGACCTCCAGCTGTGTTGGTGACTTGGCAAACATGGATTGTGAACTTGAGTGCAAAAGTTCGAAAGTGAAATAAATCGACAAGCCGCGCCAGCAAAATatcatatcaaatttgatactgGTCTATGAATGAATTTAGGAAATGCAGAAAATATCCATCACAATTTGACATAAAACTTACTGAGATACGGATATCAAGTTCACAGAGGATCGTACAactatgtaatgtatgtacaTATTACTATGTAATACTAGGCGACAATCTGAATATGACCCTACTCTCAGTGTGAATACGACCATCATTTGTTTATGGAATGGCTGAAGAAATATCCTCTAAGTATAAATCATAAATTTCGAAATCAAGAACATCGATTCTGAGTTTGAAATCAGTTACGTTTAGGCTCACACCATAGAAGGCAGTAGTAAGCAATTAGTAGATTTGTGCTCTCCAAAATGATATCATTTAGCCATTTTTGAACGAGGAAATGGTTCAAATAGAACTGACCCATTACCAGGTTGAATTGCTTTCGTACCCAGTTTTTCTAACTTGTTGCAAGTGGGGCACAAACCATATGAGCAGATTGCTTCCCTACTCGGTTTCTAATAGGGCACATCCACATTGGAAACGATATGAAGAATATTTGTAGACAATGACTGGCGAAGCGATGACGGACTCGTTGAAGATCGATATTGCAACACGGAGTTCCAAGTTCTCCTGACGACGCCACCGAATGTTTCTCGTTCTCATTTATCAAACTATTCTGGcaacaaaacacaacaaacgACTTGACCATGCTCTGGACCCCTAATTTCAACTTTTAGAATCTTTCATGCTTGCAAAATGCAATATGGGTTGTACACGTGAACGTGGACACcattaaaaagcaaaagcgTTCTTCATCCTTCGAGCAATCTTTAAGATTATGGTAGTTTTCTAATATCTAGGGTGATATTGATCGAATGACATGAAAGGAAATTACAATTATTTGTTCCTATTTTCATTAAATAAATCAGCTTCTAATGCTTAAGATGATGTATTTGCCAGGTCTCAAAAAACTCGTTCCTTTGGAtagtttttgtttctctctcttggtTACTGAAGGCAGCTTGCATTTTTTGGGGCAATCTTGCCAATAATTGCCGAAAGCCGAAGTTCCAGAATGACCATCATGGATGGGTTGCAATGGATTCTAAATAGGAATGGCTAGGATTAAAAAATGTACATGGTTGTACGACATTGAAGGTCTTCGTAgctttcaatcatttttttttttggaaatgctcCATGATAATATGTTAGTCTCCTCGAAGCCTGTTAAGAACTTCATTAGTAAGAAGTCGTCCATTGCCTAGGGTATGCGACATCAAATTGTTCAACTCTCCCAATTTTTGTGAGTTATAGTGTGTGCACAGGTTACAAGTTTTGTAATTTCTGATACTGCTTCGCCATCGTGCCTTTTTTCGATTTCTAACTGTAAACCTTTAGCAACCAGTTATAATAACTTAGATTCAACTCTACGGTATTATTCCTTCTGAATAATTTGAgtcttttaatgttttgaactagaaatgaaaaatattgccAAATATGCATTGGCATAGCCAAAGCTTTTGACGGATTTATTTTGAGTAGTAAATAGAGACAGCTGAAGTACAGTGTTATCCGTTTTATGGTATAAACATGTCGGGTTGTAAATAAAGCaaattttatgatttttgcatatttttattGATACTTTGGCTTTGGCCAGAGGTgtgaaaaaaacttcatttttttcgacaaATATGCAACGAAGTAAAAGGCAAAACAATCCAAGAATTTTCTTCACGGATGACGTTGGTTCAAATCCTAGGGTGGGAAATTAACATTTCAAGGTAGGAgatgtgaagtagttcttGATGCAATTTCCTAGTTGGAGAAAGTTTCCATGTTTGATTCACCTAGCCCCTTCCGAAACAAAAAATAGATGCTGACCTCACCCTCTGAAAAACGACCTATCTAATACTGGTCAATGTGGCTTTGACTGTCAAAAAAGTATGAAGGCCTAATTTGCTTGCCGGTAAAGCTCACCGCTAAAATCAACCCCAACAACCGCCAAttgcaaaatgttaaaatttCAGTGAGAATTAGTGGGCTTGTGACCAAGTTGTGTCATTGGTAATTTGGTGTTTTGATTGTCGACATATCCCAATTGGATGTCACTGAAGGGATGACATGACTGAATCTCGCATTTGGAAAAACCTGATAATGCCATGGAATTTGGCTTTGCATCAGCGTGATTGTTGGTATGAACGGCTTTAATTAGTGGTATTGCCTTCAACGTTTTCGGCTGTACAGCATAGCGCGAAGATATGAGGGATGTCTGATTTCTGATTGTCTATGCCTTTAAAAACATTCATGGCCTGTGTTCTAATGCAGGGATCAAGTACAGTCTCAATGACAGGCGAGGTATAACATGAATGCGATGTTCAGTTGAAGGTTAACCATAGAGAAAGCAAGTTATCTTtcactttgaaatcaaatttcgtATTGTTTAGAGGCCCTACCTTGTACAATTTCCTGCCTGGCAATATGAGGCTTTTTTATATAGCCATTGACCAACTATCTGGTTTCAAATATGATTTAGATTTATTTCTTAAAACTACACGTAACCAACCCAAAGTCCAGGGAGAAACGCGATCCGCCAACATAAACTTGTAAACggatcaatatttttatcgAACATGGCTATACCCTTCATATGGTATTGATTCGTCATTAACTATTGCAAGCAtcggtttaaaaaaaacatagaATAATCCTTTAATTCTAAAGAGATGTTCTGAAAAGTAATTAAATTGTAATAAAATTTTATTGGtttacaatttgaaattaCCTGCAATTGTTAGTAATTATATTTCAAACTGAAGAAGTCGCAATTAATTACATCTGAAACAAATGTATctgtaattgcattttttttacatttaaaaaTGGAATTGCTACAGGTCTGGAAACAACTCAATcagttttcataaaaaatgttATATTTTACATGTTTGTTATAATATCCCCAAATGTAAGATTGAAAATGTGacctggaaaaaaagtttttcattcGTGACAGATTCCTCTCCATTGATTGAGTGTGGTTTAACGTTACTACTGTAATAATCACACCTGGATCTTTCTTTAAGAAGTCTACATGCTTCTAGGTGGCAACTATTGATTATTTTGACGTTGCATGTTTGTGTTTTCTGCAAGTTCCACAGATAGACATTGGCCctccaaaaatattctttggcaaggaaaagaagagttATTCCCTTGTTTTTCACAATTATGGCACGTGTTGATTTTGATATCGGAAAGTACTCGTTTGATCCAACCGATAGAACATTGAAGTGAGTGAGCTTGATTCTGTCGAGTCTTGTGAGATCGAAAAATACTACGTACTTCAACATATAAGGGTCCTTTCATTAGGAGTTTTCTAAAGAATAGGTTGTTCATTCAACTGTCCATTTATTATACGCATGACAATGGACCCCCATTGAGCGTGGATCTGGGGCTTCATGTGCTCATTCCGTTTAGGTCAATGGAACTACGAGCAAGTGACCAAACTCGCTTCTTTTCCAGTCGTTACAGAAGCAATCCATTTCGGCCTCCGGATGTACTGGGAGCGTCTAATCAGGATTTTGATCATGTCTCGGAACAAACTGAAACATTTCAAGCCATTCACGTTGAAAAGGTACAACAGActttctttcaaaagcataATAGAGCACCAAAAATATTGCACTTAAAGGACCACTAACATTTGTGCTTTTAGAGAAGATCTTTAAAGATTGGACCATCCTTAAGAAGTGAGGGTGAAATTGATGACCGGACAATTCATCGCGAAAACTACACTGAAGATATACCTAGAAAGGTGGAACGAACATTTCTAATGAAAGGGGCCAGAGATGCCAACATTCAACCCAATGGTGGCATTGAAGACACGCCATCCGAGTAAGCTTCTCAATCTAGATactgttaaaaaaatgaaaaataagatATGATGAAGAAGGCATCTTCAAGTGCCTGGCAGAAACTggcagaaaaagaaaaaacaggaAACGTTTGTGTTTGAACAAGTTTAAGACATTTCTCTTCAAAACTTATGGATATtacaaatcaatttgaaaaatctaATTTCAGCTTTATTATGCTTGGAGGAGTGGGTGTTATCTATGAATAATTTAGAAATAGATCAAGAATGGTCTCTTGAGCCTAACTGTGCTTGAATTGAGCCACAACAAACCGCTTAAGCTCAGAGTTTCCAAATGGAAAGACCCAtagttttttatatttttgaaacaattgagTTTGGCGGATTCAAGTTCCATTATATTAAGTGGGAAAAGCTGTGCATCTATTGTGATTGCAATTTAAACCTTTTTGATCAATATTCTATTCAACTACACACAGCCTTTGAACAGTACTGTTTGAGGTATCCAGTGCAATTCCATTTGATATTAAACCTGTGTACGATAAATATCAATTGAGCATACTTGATATTACGAGAAGAAATTTAATAAAGAATACAAACCATTTAAACCAACAtcttttttcaaccatttcaacCACATATGACAATTATTTAACATGTCTGTTTTTTTCTGAACCTGTTGCCATTACAGTGTATTTATGTCATTTATGCCTTTAGATATGACCACAAATATGTGGTATTTGGTGTTGTTGAACGGGCTAAACCTTTGCCTAATTGGTACAAATGGGACAACGTAAGTAGACATCTTTTATGATTTTGGGCTTTAAATATTTGTTTACAATTTTGTGGTTCAATTTAGGTTCGTAGTCCATTTGGCACAGATGGAAAAGATTCCGGAAGTGTTTCGTGAGGTTGATGATTGatcaatttccaaagttccgcaaaaatatatatatatatattgttcCACCTTCCATCGACCTTTAAACTATAAAACGTCAATAAACATGCAGTGCGAAGTTGTATATCTTGCATGCAATTTAAAAACACTATTATCTCGTCAATATCTAAGAAGACTGACAAACTCATGAGTGATTGTCGATTTTCTTGAGATTTTAAAATTTTCGTTCTTATAAACTTTGTTCTACTTTGCCTTAGTCCTCGAAATATAATGCTGTAATGGATAGACATCTAGAAAACTTGATAACGGGTCGGCCGAGGTGCTATTCTGGCTCGATATCGGAAAATTGGTGAGGTAATTTTCGCTTCTAACTCTACCGAGGGGGCCGAAGTGCCTGACTTTCATTCATGAAAGcccaatatttgaaatgatattcCCCATCTGAGGCAAGTGGGAAAAAGGGACCAAGTGGTCTTTATGTGAGAATCAGCTTCATTTTTATACTTTCTTTTCACATTTGGAACACATCTGGCTCCAAAGGTCAATATCAAGCGAACATACAGATGCTAATCTTACATGATGTTGG from Tigriopus californicus strain San Diego chromosome 3, Tcal_SD_v2.1, whole genome shotgun sequence encodes:
- the LOC131878634 gene encoding uncharacterized protein LOC131878634; this encodes MARVDFDIGKYSFDPTDRTLNRYRSNPFRPPDVLGASNQDFDHVSEQTETFQAIHVEKRRSLKIGPSLRSEGEIDDRTIHRENYTEDIPRKVERTFLMKGARDANIQPNGGIEDTPSEYDHKYVVFGVVERAKPLPNWYKWDNVRSPFGTDGKDSGSVS